Proteins co-encoded in one Prunus persica cultivar Lovell chromosome G6, Prunus_persica_NCBIv2, whole genome shotgun sequence genomic window:
- the LOC18774738 gene encoding uncharacterized serine-rich protein C215.13 encodes MMNRNARESLVGGRNIPFGSQHRRGLSLNLAKESDEGSLDLFSKNRRTLSVTSSDESSDVSVKLGRLSIGSAKVGRTGIDDLLSSAEGGKHDYDWLLTPPETPLFPSSDGSESQPTLAAPRNSLSRSGSASKPSRLSVSQSESNHPSRPARSSSVTRSSTSASLYNNYSSNRNSNILNTSSASVSSYTRPSSPITRSPSTARPSTPTSRPSLSRSTTPSRPRTTSTSSSIEKPRSVQSSRPSTPSSTRPQIPANLNSHASRPNSRPSTPTRRSSLPSLSPASSPSPSAGRVLSNGRSSAPSSRPSSPSPRIRPPPQPVVPPDFPLDTPPNLRTTLPDRPISAGRSRPGAVVSMKGKPEPPAAVVVPRRQSSPIASRGRLTEPPGRGRVHPTGHLPDVPEPRKATLIPDLGMRKPVKTSTTTATESTGFGRNISKKSLDMAIRHMDIRNGTGNGRQLSGSTLFPQSIRSSSTPKPQSVRGLSVPASARTNGSLQTGSNGVISENGNIMNRPVDNGSEADSGRYSAKLSEADVYESSRYDAILLKEDLKSTNWLHSLDDKLDQGPIFDNGFEHLPEPFGLL; translated from the exons ATGATGAACAGGAATGCTAGGGAATCTCTGGTCGGAGGGAGGAATATTCCGTTCGGGTCGCAGCACCGGCGAGGTCTGAGCTTGAATTTGGCTAAAGAATCCGACGAAGGCAGCTTGGATCTCTTCTCGAAGAATCGCCGGACGCTCTCTGTAACTTCCTCCGATGAATCTTCCGATG TTTCGGTGAAATTGGGGAGGCTTTCAATTGGATCGGCCAAAGTGGGAAGGACTGGCATTGATGATCTGCTGTCATCTGCGGAGGGTGGAAAGCACGATTATGACTG GCTTCTCACTCCTCCTGAAACTCcactttttccttcatcagaTGGAAGTGAATCTCAACCAACCTTAGCTGCTCCACGAAACAGTTTAAGCAGATCAGGTTCTGCATCTAAGCCTTCAAGG cTTTCAGTTTCACAATCTGAGAGTAACCATCCATCAAGACCTGCTAGAAGCAGTTCAGTGACTCGCTCTTCAACTTCTGCATCACTATATAACAACTATTCCTCAAACAGAAACTCCAATATCCTTAACACGAGCTCAGCTTCAGTCTCATCTTACACTAGACCATCCTCCCCTATTACCCGCTCTCCATCTACAGCAAGGCCTTCCACTCCAACCTCTCGTCCATCGCTGTCACGATCCACAACTCCTTCTAGACCCCGTACAACTTCAACCAGCTCTTCCATAGAGAAACCTCGATCAGTGCAAAGCTCAAGGCCCTCAACTCCTAGTAGTACCAGGCCACAAATTCCTGCAAACTTGAATTCACATGCTTCTCGACCAAACTCTCGTCCATCTACTCCCACACGTCGGAGTTCATTGCCTTCCTTGTCTCCAGCATCAAGTCCCTCACCTTCAGCTGGTCGTGTTCTGTCTAATGGGCGCAGTTCAGCACCCTCATCCAGACCAAGCTCCCCTAGTCCACGTATCCGCCCCCCACCACAGCCAGTTGTTCCACCTGATTTTCCTCTTGACACACCGCCAAACCTTAGAACAACTTTACCAGACAGGCCAATTTCTGCTGGAAGGTCCCGTCCTGGTGCTGTTGTCTCAATGAAGGGGAAGCCAGAACCCCCCGCTGCCGTGGTTGTGCCAAGAAGACAGTCATCACCCATTGCCTCAAGGGGAAGACTGACAGAGCCCCCTGGAAGGGGCCGTGTACATCCCACTGGACACCTTCCTGATGTTCCTGAGCCTCGGAAGGCTACACTTATCCCTGATCTGGGCATGAGGAAGCCTGTGAAGACTTCCACAACGACAGCTACAGAGAGCACTGGGTTTGGGAGGAACATCTCGAAGAAATCTCTCGATATGGCTATCCGACATATG GATATAAGAAATGGAACAGGGAATGGTCGCCAACTTTCAGGCAGCACCCTCTTCCCTCAGAGCATCCGATCATCATCCACTCCCAAACCCCAGTCAGTTCGCGGCTTGAGTGTGCCAGCATCTGCCCGCACGAACGGAAGCCTGCAAACGGGCAGTAATGGAGTCATTTCAGAGAATGGAAACATTATGAACCGGCCTGTGGATAATGGAAGTGAAGCAGACAGTGGAAGATACTCTGCAAAGCTGAGTGAAGCGGACGTCTACGAAAGCTCTCGGTACGATGCGATATTGCTCAAAGAAGACTTGAAGAGCACAAACTGGCTGCACAGTTTGGATGATAAACTTGATCAAGGACCCATCTTTGATAATGGATTTGAGCATCTGCCTGAACCTTTCGGGCTCTTATAA
- the LOC18775323 gene encoding acid phosphatase 1, translated as MNIRAMVQRTQEVFVLVYLTLFSKATGFKPYPKPSLPQVEGAAFCLSWRLAVEADNVRAWRTVPTQCLGYIETYMIGGQYDRDVDFLVGQILSYVNGIALSGDGMDAWILDVDDTCISNVFYYKSKRYGCDPYDPSGFKAWAMTGGCPAIPGMLGLFSKLVSSGFKVFMVTGRDEETLGQVTTENLHNQGFVGYERLILRTAAYKGQGAVAYKSSIRKQLAAEGYKIWGNVGDQWSDLQGDFVGNRTFKLPNPMYFVP; from the exons ATGAATATTAGAGCAATGGTGCAACGGACCCAGGAGGTGTTTGTACTTGTGTATCTGACCTTATTCTCCAAGGCAACTGGTTTCAAGCCCTACCCTAAGCCAAGCCTGCCACAAGTTGAGGGTGCTGcgttttgtttgagttggagACTGGCTGTGGAGGCCGACAATGTGCGTGCATGGCGCACGGTGCCAACTCAGTGCCTTGGCTACATTGAAACCTACATGATCGGAGGGCAGTACGACCGGGACGTCGATTTCCTCGTTGGCCAGATTCTGAGTTATGTGAATGGCATAGCTCTTTCCGGTGATGGCATGGACGCTTGGATTTTGGACGTGGATGACACTTGCATCTCCAATGTCTTCTACTACAAGAGCAAGAGATACGG GTGTGATCCCTATGACCCATCTGGGTTCAAGGCATGGGCAATGACTGGAGGCTGTCCGGCAATTCCTGGTATGCTAGGACTGTTTAGCAAGCTGGTGAGTAGTGGGTTTAAGGTGTTCATGGTCACAGGAAGAGATGAAGAAACCCTTGGACAAGTCACTACCGAAAACCTGCATAATCAGGGATTTGTGGGTTATGAACGGCTGATTTTGAG GACTGCCGCTTACAAAGGGCAAGGTGCAGTTGCGTACAAATCAAGCATTCGAAAGCAATTGGCAGCAGAAGGTTACAAGATTTGGGGAAATGTAGGAGACCAGTGGAGTGATCTACAGGGAGATTTTGTGGGGAACCGCACCTTTAAGCTTCCAAACCCCATGTATTTTGTTCCTTGA